A section of the Thunnus albacares chromosome 6, fThuAlb1.1, whole genome shotgun sequence genome encodes:
- the ech1 gene encoding delta(3,5)-Delta(2,4)-dienoyl-CoA isomerase, mitochondrial isoform X1, whose amino-acid sequence MLSVIVRSALTKYRGLRLPCQAAVRAMSSSGGPTPPYTTLAISHPAESITHVELHRPEKRNAMNKAFWSEMVECFNEIAGDPDCRVVVVSGAGKIFTAGIDLMDMASEVLQPQGDDTARISWNLKKTITKYQETFSVIEKCPKPVVVAVHGACVGGGVDLITACDIRLCTQDAWFQVKEVDIGLAADVGTLQRLPKVIGSRSLVNELALTARKMYADEAKSSGLVSRVFADKEALMAGALEMAEEIAGRSPVAVQGTKINLIYSRDHSVTEGLDYMATWNMSMLQTQDVMKSAQASMEKKSPKTITFSKL is encoded by the exons ATGCTGTCTGTCATTGTCAGGTCAGCGCTCACTAAAT acagGGGGTTGAGGCTCCCCTGCCAGGCTGCAGTCAGGGCCATGTCGTCCTCAGGTGGCCCCACCCCTCCTTACACCACGCTGGCCATCAGTCATCCAGCAGAGTCCATCACACATGTCGAGCTTCACCGACCTGAGAAGCGCAACGCCATGAACAAAGCTTTCTGGAG TGAGATGGTGGAGTGCTTTAATGAGATCGCTGGAGACCCAGACTGCAGAGTGGTGGTGGTCTCTGGAGCAGGGAAGATCTTCACAGCTG GTATCGACCTGATGGACATGGCCAGCGAAGTCCTCCAGCCTCAGGGCGACGACACGGCAAGAATTTCCTGGAATCTCAAAAAAACGATCACCAAGTACCAAGAGACATTCTCCGTCATAGAGAAG tGTCCAAAGCCTGTTGTGGTGGCCGTCCATGGAGCCTGTGTTGGAGGAG GTGTCGACCTGATCACAGCCTGTGACATTCGCCTGTGCACCCAGGACGCCTGGTTCCAGGTTAAG GAAGTCGATATCGGACTGGCAGCAGATGTTGGAACCCTCCAGAGACTTCCTAAAGTCATCGGCAGCCGCAG CCTGGTGAACGAGCTGGCTCTGACCGCCAGGAAGATGTATGCAGACGAGGCCAAGAGCAGCGGACTAGTCAG CCGAGTGTTTGCAGATAAGGAGGCTTTGATGGCCGGAGCTCTGGAGATGGCTGAGGAGATCGCCGGTCGCAGCCCTGTAGCCGTGCAGGGAACCAAAATCAACCTCATCTACTCCAGAGACCACAGCGTAACAGAGGGACTCGACTACATG GCCACGTGGAACATGAGCATGCTTCAGACTCAAGACGTGATGAAATCAGCTCAGGCCTCCATGG
- the ech1 gene encoding delta(3,5)-Delta(2,4)-dienoyl-CoA isomerase, mitochondrial isoform X2, whose protein sequence is MKKDRGLRLPCQAAVRAMSSSGGPTPPYTTLAISHPAESITHVELHRPEKRNAMNKAFWSEMVECFNEIAGDPDCRVVVVSGAGKIFTAGIDLMDMASEVLQPQGDDTARISWNLKKTITKYQETFSVIEKCPKPVVVAVHGACVGGGVDLITACDIRLCTQDAWFQVKEVDIGLAADVGTLQRLPKVIGSRSLVNELALTARKMYADEAKSSGLVSRVFADKEALMAGALEMAEEIAGRSPVAVQGTKINLIYSRDHSVTEGLDYMATWNMSMLQTQDVMKSAQASMEKKSPKTITFSKL, encoded by the exons ATGAAGAAAG acagGGGGTTGAGGCTCCCCTGCCAGGCTGCAGTCAGGGCCATGTCGTCCTCAGGTGGCCCCACCCCTCCTTACACCACGCTGGCCATCAGTCATCCAGCAGAGTCCATCACACATGTCGAGCTTCACCGACCTGAGAAGCGCAACGCCATGAACAAAGCTTTCTGGAG TGAGATGGTGGAGTGCTTTAATGAGATCGCTGGAGACCCAGACTGCAGAGTGGTGGTGGTCTCTGGAGCAGGGAAGATCTTCACAGCTG GTATCGACCTGATGGACATGGCCAGCGAAGTCCTCCAGCCTCAGGGCGACGACACGGCAAGAATTTCCTGGAATCTCAAAAAAACGATCACCAAGTACCAAGAGACATTCTCCGTCATAGAGAAG tGTCCAAAGCCTGTTGTGGTGGCCGTCCATGGAGCCTGTGTTGGAGGAG GTGTCGACCTGATCACAGCCTGTGACATTCGCCTGTGCACCCAGGACGCCTGGTTCCAGGTTAAG GAAGTCGATATCGGACTGGCAGCAGATGTTGGAACCCTCCAGAGACTTCCTAAAGTCATCGGCAGCCGCAG CCTGGTGAACGAGCTGGCTCTGACCGCCAGGAAGATGTATGCAGACGAGGCCAAGAGCAGCGGACTAGTCAG CCGAGTGTTTGCAGATAAGGAGGCTTTGATGGCCGGAGCTCTGGAGATGGCTGAGGAGATCGCCGGTCGCAGCCCTGTAGCCGTGCAGGGAACCAAAATCAACCTCATCTACTCCAGAGACCACAGCGTAACAGAGGGACTCGACTACATG GCCACGTGGAACATGAGCATGCTTCAGACTCAAGACGTGATGAAATCAGCTCAGGCCTCCATGG
- the ech1 gene encoding delta(3,5)-Delta(2,4)-dienoyl-CoA isomerase, mitochondrial isoform X3, which yields MSSSGGPTPPYTTLAISHPAESITHVELHRPEKRNAMNKAFWSEMVECFNEIAGDPDCRVVVVSGAGKIFTAGIDLMDMASEVLQPQGDDTARISWNLKKTITKYQETFSVIEKCPKPVVVAVHGACVGGGVDLITACDIRLCTQDAWFQVKEVDIGLAADVGTLQRLPKVIGSRSLVNELALTARKMYADEAKSSGLVSRVFADKEALMAGALEMAEEIAGRSPVAVQGTKINLIYSRDHSVTEGLDYMATWNMSMLQTQDVMKSAQASMEKKSPKTITFSKL from the exons ATGTCGTCCTCAGGTGGCCCCACCCCTCCTTACACCACGCTGGCCATCAGTCATCCAGCAGAGTCCATCACACATGTCGAGCTTCACCGACCTGAGAAGCGCAACGCCATGAACAAAGCTTTCTGGAG TGAGATGGTGGAGTGCTTTAATGAGATCGCTGGAGACCCAGACTGCAGAGTGGTGGTGGTCTCTGGAGCAGGGAAGATCTTCACAGCTG GTATCGACCTGATGGACATGGCCAGCGAAGTCCTCCAGCCTCAGGGCGACGACACGGCAAGAATTTCCTGGAATCTCAAAAAAACGATCACCAAGTACCAAGAGACATTCTCCGTCATAGAGAAG tGTCCAAAGCCTGTTGTGGTGGCCGTCCATGGAGCCTGTGTTGGAGGAG GTGTCGACCTGATCACAGCCTGTGACATTCGCCTGTGCACCCAGGACGCCTGGTTCCAGGTTAAG GAAGTCGATATCGGACTGGCAGCAGATGTTGGAACCCTCCAGAGACTTCCTAAAGTCATCGGCAGCCGCAG CCTGGTGAACGAGCTGGCTCTGACCGCCAGGAAGATGTATGCAGACGAGGCCAAGAGCAGCGGACTAGTCAG CCGAGTGTTTGCAGATAAGGAGGCTTTGATGGCCGGAGCTCTGGAGATGGCTGAGGAGATCGCCGGTCGCAGCCCTGTAGCCGTGCAGGGAACCAAAATCAACCTCATCTACTCCAGAGACCACAGCGTAACAGAGGGACTCGACTACATG GCCACGTGGAACATGAGCATGCTTCAGACTCAAGACGTGATGAAATCAGCTCAGGCCTCCATGG